In Paenibacillus sp. FSL M7-0420, a single genomic region encodes these proteins:
- a CDS encoding Fe-Mn family superoxide dismutase, with protein sequence MPYVFVAPPPVQILGEIAFWKNQEKEHAEVLIQIIPRLEEPYVKLLEDWAIVFLATEQTAQQLLASPQAPDAGGPGSPSAEAGRLLQTACDQSAEFIRHLKAMKEASAAVNAFPLAGTTLLHFIRESEYFLAVLAALTPADYGPGKLRMNPPEQAEPAPSPDPAAGDDSLQGTGSFAVPLWESREAGAVPIGGHTLPPLPYAYNALEPYIDEKTMIIHHDKHHQSYVDGLNKAENKLAEARLSGDYDLVKHWERELAFNGAGHYLHTIFWNVMSPQGGGRPSGALLDAIERSFGSYDAFKTQFTEAAGKVEGGGWAILVWSPRSRRLEILTAEKHQNLSQWDVVPLLALDVWEHAYYLKHQNNRADYIQDWWRVVNWPYVAERYGAARKLVWQPF encoded by the coding sequence ATGCCATATGTATTCGTTGCACCGCCGCCAGTACAGATTCTAGGGGAGATTGCCTTCTGGAAAAATCAGGAGAAGGAGCATGCCGAGGTCCTGATCCAGATCATCCCACGCCTGGAGGAGCCTTATGTAAAGCTGCTGGAGGACTGGGCCATTGTCTTCCTGGCTACAGAACAGACGGCGCAGCAGCTGCTCGCTAGTCCCCAGGCACCGGACGCAGGCGGTCCGGGGAGTCCCTCTGCCGAAGCCGGGCGGCTGCTGCAGACCGCCTGCGACCAGTCCGCCGAATTCATCCGGCACCTGAAGGCCATGAAGGAGGCCAGCGCCGCCGTCAATGCCTTCCCCCTGGCGGGAACAACGCTGCTGCACTTCATCCGGGAGTCCGAATACTTCCTCGCTGTACTAGCCGCTCTGACTCCTGCGGACTACGGGCCCGGGAAGCTGCGGATGAATCCGCCGGAACAGGCTGAACCCGCACCTTCACCCGATCCTGCTGCAGGCGATGACAGTCTACAGGGAACAGGAAGCTTCGCAGTTCCGTTATGGGAATCCCGCGAGGCAGGCGCGGTTCCCATCGGCGGGCATACGCTTCCCCCTCTGCCTTATGCCTATAATGCACTGGAGCCGTATATTGACGAGAAGACGATGATCATTCATCACGACAAGCATCACCAGAGCTATGTAGACGGGCTGAACAAGGCGGAGAACAAGCTGGCGGAAGCGCGCCTGAGTGGCGACTACGATCTGGTTAAGCATTGGGAGCGGGAGCTTGCGTTCAATGGAGCCGGACACTATCTGCATACGATCTTCTGGAATGTCATGTCCCCGCAAGGAGGCGGCCGCCCCTCCGGCGCCCTGCTGGACGCTATAGAACGCAGCTTCGGAAGCTATGACGCCTTCAAGACCCAGTTCACTGAGGCCGCGGGTAAAGTCGAGGGCGGCGGATGGGCTATTCTGGTCTGGAGCCCGCGCAGCCGCAGACTGGAGATCCTGACGGCTGAGAAGCATCAGAACCTGTCCCAATGGGATGTCGTTCCGCTGCTGGCCCTCGATGTGTGGGAGCATGCCTATTACCTCAAGCATCAGAACAACCGCGCCGATTACATCCAGGACTGGTGGAGAGTCGTGAACTGGCCTTATGTCGCCGAGCGCTACGGGGCCGCCCGCAAGCTGGTCTGGCAGCCTTTCTGA
- a CDS encoding alpha/beta hydrolase — translation MPNEGKPASSTLIPLRMIRLKHIIVALLLSVFFFFVFCFIALHAYIAWVLSNPTVAPLYSNPYQAKGLAYEDISFPAKDGSRMMEGWYIPSKGATKTIIFSHGYGANREESWVPMYDLAHYAHSLRFNVVMFDYGFASKTDRDIATGGKKESQQLLGAIAFAKEKGADQIVVWGFSMGAGTALQAGLVTKDVDAMILDSTFLLEPDTLYHNIKQNINLPRQPSLEIMEMLFPVLNGTGLNQIPYSKVKSEDYPFPVLFMHGTKDDKAPYPIAEELAANQSNPYSDSWIVEDSHHELLFREHPREYLRRVSAFLGNVQLAQISGSQGNPTASK, via the coding sequence ATGCCTAACGAGGGTAAGCCCGCTTCGTCAACACTAATTCCACTTCGGATGATACGCCTTAAGCACATCATTGTGGCCCTGCTGTTATCCGTATTCTTCTTCTTTGTATTTTGCTTCATCGCCCTGCATGCCTATATCGCCTGGGTACTCTCGAATCCTACCGTAGCCCCACTTTACTCCAATCCTTATCAGGCCAAGGGGCTTGCCTACGAGGATATCAGCTTCCCTGCCAAGGACGGCAGCCGGATGATGGAGGGATGGTATATTCCTTCCAAAGGAGCTACCAAAACTATTATTTTCAGTCACGGCTATGGCGCGAACCGCGAGGAGAGCTGGGTTCCCATGTATGATCTGGCCCACTACGCGCACAGCCTGAGATTCAATGTCGTCATGTTCGACTACGGCTTCGCCTCCAAGACCGACAGGGATATCGCAACCGGCGGCAAAAAAGAATCCCAGCAGCTGCTCGGAGCCATTGCCTTCGCCAAGGAGAAGGGGGCAGACCAGATTGTGGTCTGGGGCTTCTCGATGGGCGCAGGCACCGCCCTGCAGGCAGGACTTGTAACCAAAGATGTGGATGCGATGATTCTGGACAGCACCTTCCTGCTGGAACCGGACACCCTGTACCATAACATCAAGCAGAACATCAATCTTCCCCGCCAGCCTTCGCTGGAGATTATGGAGATGCTCTTCCCGGTGCTGAACGGCACAGGACTGAATCAGATTCCTTACTCCAAGGTCAAATCGGAGGATTATCCGTTCCCGGTACTGTTCATGCACGGCACCAAGGACGATAAGGCACCTTATCCGATTGCCGAGGAGCTGGCGGCGAACCAGAGCAATCCGTATTCGGATTCATGGATCGTGGAGGACAGCCATCATGAGCTGCTGTTCCGCGAGCATCCGCGTGAGTATCTGCGGCGGGTATCCGCTTTTCTCGGGAATGTGCAGCTGGCCCAGATCAGCGGGAGCCAAGGCAACCCCACCGCAAGCAAATAG
- a CDS encoding IclR family transcriptional regulator: protein MEDRKLTVRAVERALDILLCFTQDNDDYDLSLTEISAKIGLHKSTVHRLLTTLEEKGFLQRDEGTDKYRLGIRIWELSTHLPTLNEPAVLLLPAMERLRDRLGETVSLYLRDNLERVRIQAVQSRQAIRRVAQIGARLPLSVGASSKVLAAYAPPEVQVRLLADPAWPDSVDRSQYLEQLKEITRCGYATSFEEREPGAAAVAVPIAGRAGGVVAALSMSGPVSRLSRETLEEYAVILAEAAAEMGLMMG from the coding sequence GTGGAAGACCGGAAGCTGACTGTACGCGCCGTAGAACGTGCGCTGGATATATTACTGTGCTTCACTCAGGATAATGATGATTATGACCTTAGTCTGACGGAGATCTCTGCGAAGATCGGCCTGCATAAAAGCACAGTGCACCGCCTGCTGACCACACTGGAGGAGAAGGGCTTCCTGCAGCGGGATGAGGGGACGGACAAATACCGCCTGGGCATCCGCATCTGGGAGCTGTCCACACATCTCCCGACGCTGAACGAGCCGGCGGTGCTTCTGCTGCCCGCCATGGAGCGGCTGCGCGACCGCCTGGGAGAGACAGTCAGCCTGTATCTGCGCGACAATCTGGAGCGTGTGCGCATTCAGGCGGTGCAGAGCCGGCAGGCTATCCGCCGGGTAGCCCAGATCGGCGCAAGGCTGCCGCTCTCGGTAGGCGCATCAAGCAAGGTTCTGGCTGCTTATGCGCCGCCGGAAGTGCAGGTCCGGCTGCTGGCCGATCCCGCATGGCCGGACAGCGTAGACCGCAGCCAGTACCTGGAGCAGCTGAAGGAGATCACCCGCTGCGGCTATGCGACCAGCTTCGAGGAACGCGAGCCGGGAGCGGCAGCCGTGGCTGTGCCCATCGCCGGACGGGCCGGGGGCGTGGTAGCAGCGCTCTCGATGTCCGGCCCGGTCAGCCGCCTGTCGCGGGAGACCCTGGAGGAATATGCTGTCATTTTGGCTGAGGCCGCTGCTGAAATGGGCCTAATGATGGGCTAA
- a CDS encoding helix-turn-helix transcriptional regulator codes for MKVVIPDSLMGEIQELQDTFGSVTGQALVLTDQAGNVVTRPTLSGIFYQKMFKSLQVIERPFEPALLRMGPLSYPAVLEEWVPGLKYVVSPLVPDYGQTYYLWSGLYMEEGTRGLVLQAFEAKMRKHPDYEMLKDVLAAMPELSREGIVSIRGKLSVLGNVLSKLLAGCAVKPLEQRRSLVISQLLSNLESEFLKIEVVLQQMAGTFSDAELYAFAQEEEAGQFKVKYSAGKEAGLLMNAGFQQGDGFLGQAVLGREPRHWQDIAQDPRSLFFTQRAMTQPEYLSCYPLRIHSGKRALLLAVGFGKSHPIQDYAQHEQNVAALLGLSGRGEQLVQREALRREATQRLKEAARLLPQAASIQELGTVLLDMVIGMPFFPSSVLVFFEEQPGDTHYAKGWRPEEIALYVQDLQSRYSSQAFLSSAIINGEAEGQVLLECPLIAEKVFKGILSVGFRRRSEAEEWLSLTGCLASLASTSIRLIEKEVRHMKQAGVFTGQTLHYLRLSNPELHRLSAEASSMAYELARYTGLPERESEQMRTAAQLAPFRLDFLHGYGFYPEELTLLKQVDQFASFYFQINKPSVSVTAQLLALVLHHAGKGADKELLADSDLEWLDPARFNLDDHVVGELYSEPRTTFESFLRSRSEALPAKRGVSAGKLLNSTALKTPKEEWGISPREEEVLELIILGKTNKEIASALFISEHTVKNHLSRIFNKMDVTDRSQIIALVYKRIFDSERIEMS; via the coding sequence ATGAAAGTAGTTATACCCGATTCACTGATGGGAGAAATTCAAGAGCTCCAGGATACGTTCGGCTCTGTTACGGGCCAGGCGCTTGTGCTTACGGATCAGGCTGGGAATGTGGTGACCCGCCCGACGCTTTCCGGAATATTCTATCAGAAGATGTTTAAATCTTTACAGGTCATAGAGCGGCCCTTCGAGCCTGCATTGCTCAGAATGGGCCCCTTATCATATCCTGCCGTACTTGAAGAGTGGGTCCCCGGACTGAAGTATGTGGTCAGTCCGCTGGTGCCTGACTATGGGCAGACATACTATTTATGGTCCGGCTTATATATGGAAGAAGGTACACGCGGGCTTGTGCTGCAGGCGTTCGAGGCCAAGATGCGGAAACACCCCGACTATGAGATGCTGAAGGATGTACTGGCCGCCATGCCTGAGCTTAGCCGGGAAGGCATCGTCAGCATCAGGGGGAAATTGAGTGTGCTCGGGAATGTGCTCTCCAAATTGCTGGCGGGGTGCGCAGTGAAGCCGCTGGAACAGAGACGGAGCCTGGTGATTTCCCAGCTGTTATCCAATCTGGAGAGTGAGTTCCTGAAGATAGAGGTTGTGCTGCAGCAGATGGCCGGTACGTTCTCTGATGCGGAGCTGTATGCCTTTGCCCAAGAGGAGGAGGCCGGACAGTTCAAGGTCAAATATTCTGCCGGCAAAGAAGCAGGACTTCTCATGAATGCCGGGTTCCAGCAGGGAGACGGCTTCCTGGGACAGGCAGTTCTGGGCAGGGAGCCCCGGCACTGGCAGGACATTGCCCAAGATCCGAGATCGTTATTCTTCACTCAGCGCGCAATGACGCAGCCGGAATATTTGTCATGCTATCCGCTGAGAATTCACAGCGGGAAGAGGGCGTTGCTGCTTGCTGTAGGCTTTGGGAAGAGCCATCCAATCCAGGATTATGCCCAGCATGAGCAGAATGTTGCTGCGCTCCTGGGCTTATCCGGACGGGGAGAGCAGCTGGTGCAGCGCGAAGCCCTGCGCAGGGAAGCCACCCAGCGCTTGAAGGAGGCTGCCCGCCTGCTGCCGCAGGCCGCATCCATTCAGGAGCTGGGTACTGTGCTGCTGGATATGGTAATAGGCATGCCGTTCTTCCCGTCATCGGTGCTCGTGTTCTTCGAGGAGCAGCCGGGGGATACCCATTACGCCAAGGGGTGGAGGCCGGAGGAGATTGCGCTGTATGTCCAGGACCTACAGTCCCGTTACTCCTCGCAGGCCTTTCTCTCTTCTGCGATCATCAACGGGGAGGCCGAGGGGCAGGTCTTGCTCGAATGTCCGCTGATTGCCGAGAAGGTATTCAAGGGCATTCTGTCTGTGGGCTTCAGACGCCGCAGCGAAGCTGAGGAGTGGCTGTCCTTAACCGGCTGTCTCGCCAGTCTGGCGAGTACTTCGATCCGTCTGATCGAGAAGGAAGTCAGACATATGAAGCAGGCAGGGGTCTTCACCGGACAGACACTTCATTATCTCCGGCTCAGTAATCCCGAGCTGCACCGCCTGTCGGCAGAGGCTTCTTCCATGGCGTATGAGCTTGCCCGTTATACAGGACTGCCAGAGCGGGAGTCAGAGCAGATGAGAACGGCCGCTCAGCTGGCTCCGTTCAGGCTGGATTTCCTGCATGGATACGGGTTCTACCCGGAGGAGCTTACTTTGCTGAAGCAGGTGGACCAATTTGCTTCGTTCTATTTTCAGATCAATAAGCCTTCGGTCTCTGTCACTGCCCAACTGCTCGCGCTGGTGCTTCATCATGCAGGCAAGGGCGCGGATAAGGAGCTGCTGGCGGACTCGGATCTGGAGTGGCTGGACCCCGCCCGCTTCAACCTGGATGATCATGTGGTCGGGGAGCTGTACAGTGAGCCGCGCACTACCTTCGAATCCTTCTTGCGCAGCCGCTCGGAAGCGTTGCCCGCCAAAAGAGGTGTGTCGGCAGGGAAGCTGCTGAACAGTACGGCACTGAAGACGCCCAAGGAGGAATGGGGAATCTCGCCGCGCGAGGAGGAAGTCCTGGAGCTGATTATTCTGGGCAAGACGAACAAGGAGATTGCCAGCGCCTTGTTTATCAGCGAGCATACCGTCAAGAATCATCTAAGCCGTATTTTTAATAAAATGGACGTAACAGACCGCTCACAGATCATAGCACTGGTCTACAAAAGAATATTCGATTCCGAGCGTATCGAGATGTCCTGA
- a CDS encoding IS110 family transposase has translation MDAVRMCCAGLDVHQETVVACVLKGPIEQKPQCHLKTFGTTTRELLGLQDWLNEHGCREVVMESTGVFWKPVWNILEGSCDLVLANAQRVKNMPGRKSDMQDARWLAQLHRCGLIEGSMVPEQDIRDLRDLTRYRSKMVQAVTAEKNRIHKILQDANIKLTTFMSDLYGVSGRGLLQKIMDGEVVDEMAVKSLVKTRLKKKVPQLLDALNGKLRRHHREMIRDHWDHLVYLEKRITELEARIEAKAEPYLEVIEQIDSIPGIERTSAVTIFAEVGPHVAEMFPSDAQFASWAGVCPGNNESAGKRRKSKTMQGNKHLKGALCQAAWANSRSSNRIGQFFRRIRKRRGDKKANVATAHLLIRILHALMREKRSYQEIDVSLGDETSKKNRLDRYVQYIQQLGYSVQLNPTP, from the coding sequence ATGGATGCTGTACGTATGTGTTGCGCCGGTCTAGACGTGCACCAGGAAACCGTTGTGGCCTGCGTGTTGAAAGGACCGATCGAACAGAAACCACAATGTCACCTGAAAACCTTTGGGACGACAACCCGAGAATTGCTAGGCCTGCAAGATTGGCTGAATGAACACGGCTGTCGGGAAGTGGTGATGGAGAGTACCGGCGTGTTTTGGAAACCGGTATGGAATATCTTAGAGGGCAGTTGTGATCTGGTCTTGGCCAACGCCCAGCGGGTAAAGAATATGCCGGGTCGAAAAAGTGACATGCAAGATGCGCGCTGGTTAGCGCAATTGCACCGTTGCGGGCTCATTGAAGGCAGTATGGTGCCAGAACAGGACATCCGGGATTTGCGAGACTTGACCCGTTACCGGAGTAAGATGGTGCAGGCGGTGACGGCGGAGAAAAACCGTATTCACAAAATCCTGCAGGATGCTAACATCAAGCTGACCACCTTTATGTCCGATCTATATGGGGTTTCGGGCCGGGGCCTGCTCCAGAAGATCATGGACGGCGAGGTCGTAGACGAAATGGCCGTTAAAAGCCTGGTCAAAACCCGTTTAAAAAAGAAAGTTCCGCAGTTGCTAGACGCGCTCAATGGCAAGTTGCGCCGTCATCATCGGGAGATGATTCGAGACCATTGGGACCACTTGGTCTATTTGGAGAAAAGGATCACGGAGCTGGAAGCGCGAATCGAGGCGAAGGCAGAACCGTACCTGGAGGTGATTGAACAAATTGACTCCATTCCAGGAATTGAGCGGACGTCTGCCGTGACCATCTTTGCCGAAGTGGGGCCGCATGTCGCGGAAATGTTCCCGAGTGATGCGCAGTTTGCTTCATGGGCGGGGGTGTGTCCAGGGAACAACGAAAGCGCGGGAAAGCGAAGAAAGTCAAAAACGATGCAAGGGAACAAGCATCTGAAAGGGGCCTTGTGTCAGGCGGCTTGGGCGAACTCTCGGTCCTCGAACCGGATCGGCCAATTCTTTCGACGAATACGTAAGAGACGAGGCGATAAAAAAGCAAACGTCGCCACCGCGCATTTGCTGATTCGAATCCTCCATGCCCTGATGCGGGAGAAGAGGTCCTACCAAGAAATAGACGTCTCACTAGGCGATGAGACGTCCAAGAAAAACCGGTTGGATCGGTACGTGCAATATATCCAGCAGTTAGGATATAGCGTGCAACTAAATCCTACCCCATAG
- a CDS encoding ABC transporter substrate-binding protein yields MRHSKQSLILIVFTLVMALLLAACGSSGNSGSGSGTAANAPAPAASEAPTAAPAAGEPSAEGEMVTFQDSAGEVQVPKNPQRIVDTTAFYTGYLLALGVKPVGVMQGAKDSPYLADMLEGAEGLGDDVTPENILSLDPDLIIVYTGTEGIDKLKEIAPVVQIQYGAKNYKDQMLDYGKLVNKNDEAKAWIAQWEARIAELKPQVQAAVGNKTVSILNPYAKGLFVFGHNYGRGGEILYGEFGLKAPAEAQKEAIDSGTGWASISLEKLPDFAGDIIFTCPWSGDTTDPKIVYDNPLWKGLPAVKAGNVFLLNPAADTYNDPISLEKQLDFITTSLLSVK; encoded by the coding sequence TTGCGACACTCTAAACAAAGTCTTATCCTGATTGTCTTTACTCTCGTCATGGCTCTCCTGCTGGCAGCCTGCGGTTCATCGGGTAATTCCGGCTCAGGCTCCGGGACGGCAGCGAATGCACCTGCACCCGCAGCTTCTGAAGCACCTACTGCTGCTCCGGCTGCTGGCGAGCCTTCCGCTGAAGGAGAGATGGTTACCTTCCAGGATAGCGCCGGTGAGGTTCAAGTGCCTAAGAATCCGCAGCGAATCGTGGATACTACAGCTTTTTATACAGGATATCTTCTGGCACTGGGTGTGAAGCCGGTAGGGGTCATGCAAGGAGCCAAGGATAGTCCGTATCTTGCAGACATGCTTGAAGGTGCAGAAGGGCTTGGTGACGATGTCACCCCGGAGAATATCCTGTCCCTGGACCCTGACCTGATTATTGTGTATACCGGCACAGAAGGCATCGATAAGCTGAAGGAAATCGCGCCTGTGGTACAGATTCAATATGGTGCCAAGAATTATAAGGATCAGATGCTCGACTACGGTAAGCTGGTGAACAAGAATGATGAGGCGAAGGCCTGGATCGCCCAGTGGGAGGCCCGCATTGCTGAGCTGAAGCCGCAGGTGCAGGCTGCTGTTGGCAATAAGACCGTATCCATCCTGAACCCATATGCCAAGGGACTGTTTGTATTCGGACATAACTATGGCCGTGGCGGTGAGATTCTGTATGGGGAGTTCGGGCTGAAGGCTCCTGCAGAAGCGCAGAAGGAGGCCATCGACAGCGGAACTGGCTGGGCTTCCATCTCCCTGGAGAAGCTGCCGGACTTTGCCGGAGATATTATCTTCACCTGCCCGTGGTCAGGGGATACTACAGACCCGAAGATTGTCTATGACAATCCGCTGTGGAAGGGGCTTCCGGCGGTCAAGGCAGGGAATGTATTCCTGTTGAACCCTGCTGCCGATACGTACAATGATCCGATCTCCCTGGAGAAGCAGTTGGATTTCATTACGACCAGCCTGCTGTCAGTTAAATAA
- the acnA gene encoding aconitate hydratase AcnA — translation MPSKDHFSLAKNLKSGGKTYRYYHLNALEEQGAGDISSLPFSIKVLLEAAVRQYDGRAITEEHVKQLANWSGGIDRNKEIPFIPARIVLQDFTGVPVVVDLAAMRDTVKKAGGDPKKINPLVPVDLVIDHSVMVDAFGTADALEYNMNVEFERNEERYRFLRWAQTAFNNFRAVPPATGIVHQVNLEYLASVAATKTIDGETVVYPDSLVGTDSHTTMINGLGVVGWGVGGIEAEAGMLGQPLYFVTPDVVGFKLTGSLMEGATATDLALTVTQMLRKKGVVGKFVEFYGPGLANISLADRATVANMAPEYGATVGFFPVDDETLAYLRSTGRPDELVELVGDYYKAQGMFRTAETPDPTFSDVIELDLASVVPSLAGPKRPQDRVELTHMKENFEGIIRTPVDKGGYGLSDEKIAEEVEIQHKNGSTSKLSTGAVVIAAITSCTNTSNPSVMLGAGLLAKKAVERGLTKPGYVKSSLTPGSLVVTEYLQKADLLKPLEALGFYLAGYGCATCIGNSGPLPDEVSEAITEHDMTVAAVISGNRNFEGRVHAQVKANYLASPPLVVAYALAGTVNIDLKTEPLGYDPQGEPVFLADIWPTTAEIREAIGLSLSPEMFRSKYENVFTANERWNNIPVPEGELYEWDNNSTYIQNPPFFEHLADGVSDIKDIKSSRVLALLGDSVTTDHISPAGNISTSGPAGEYLRGHGVERADFNSYGSRRGNHEVMMRGTFANIRIRNAVAPGTEGGVTTFLPSDEVMSIYDASMLYQSAGQNLIVIAGKEYGTGSSRDWAAKGTLLLGVKAVIAESFERIHRSNLVGMGVLPLQFQEGHGWSSMGLTGRETFDITGLDNHVLPGQELTVTATREDGTQFDFPVIARLDSTVDIDYYRNGGILQTVLRQMLADATASEAAQPVE, via the coding sequence ATGCCAAGCAAGGACCATTTTTCATTGGCCAAGAACCTGAAATCAGGCGGCAAAACTTATCGCTACTATCATTTGAATGCTCTGGAGGAGCAAGGTGCAGGCGACATTTCCTCCCTGCCATTCTCCATTAAGGTCTTACTCGAAGCGGCTGTCCGCCAATATGACGGACGGGCAATTACTGAAGAACATGTCAAGCAGCTGGCCAACTGGTCCGGCGGCATTGACCGCAATAAGGAAATCCCGTTCATTCCTGCCCGGATTGTCCTGCAGGATTTCACCGGCGTGCCTGTAGTTGTCGATCTCGCGGCTATGCGCGATACCGTTAAGAAGGCGGGCGGAGACCCGAAGAAGATCAACCCGCTTGTACCGGTTGACCTTGTTATTGACCATTCGGTTATGGTGGATGCGTTCGGAACGGCCGACGCCCTTGAATATAATATGAACGTAGAATTTGAGCGTAATGAGGAGCGCTACCGCTTCCTGCGCTGGGCACAGACCGCCTTCAATAATTTCCGTGCGGTTCCTCCGGCAACCGGAATTGTGCATCAGGTGAACCTGGAGTATCTGGCCTCTGTTGCGGCCACCAAGACCATTGACGGAGAGACGGTTGTCTACCCGGATTCCCTGGTCGGCACGGATTCCCATACTACAATGATTAACGGCCTTGGCGTAGTAGGCTGGGGCGTTGGCGGAATTGAGGCTGAAGCAGGAATGCTCGGACAGCCGCTGTATTTCGTTACCCCGGATGTCGTCGGCTTCAAGCTGACCGGCAGTCTGATGGAAGGCGCCACAGCTACCGATCTGGCCCTTACCGTTACCCAAATGCTGCGCAAGAAAGGCGTAGTCGGCAAGTTCGTTGAATTCTACGGTCCGGGTCTGGCGAACATCAGTCTGGCAGACCGGGCGACAGTAGCCAACATGGCTCCTGAATACGGCGCAACCGTCGGCTTCTTCCCTGTAGATGATGAGACACTGGCCTATCTGCGCAGCACCGGACGCCCGGATGAGCTGGTAGAGCTGGTGGGGGATTATTATAAGGCGCAGGGCATGTTCCGCACCGCAGAGACACCTGACCCGACATTCAGCGATGTCATTGAGCTGGATCTGGCTTCTGTGGTTCCCAGCCTGGCCGGACCGAAGCGTCCGCAGGACCGGGTAGAGCTTACCCATATGAAGGAGAATTTCGAAGGTATTATCCGTACACCTGTCGACAAGGGCGGCTATGGCCTCAGCGACGAGAAGATTGCCGAAGAAGTTGAGATTCAGCACAAGAACGGAAGCACTAGCAAGCTCTCTACAGGAGCGGTAGTCATTGCAGCCATCACGAGCTGTACGAACACCTCTAACCCGAGCGTAATGCTGGGCGCAGGACTGCTTGCCAAGAAGGCTGTAGAACGCGGTCTCACCAAACCGGGCTATGTCAAAAGCAGCCTGACTCCCGGATCGCTGGTCGTTACGGAATATCTGCAGAAGGCAGACCTGCTGAAGCCGCTGGAAGCGCTCGGCTTCTACCTGGCCGGCTACGGCTGCGCTACCTGTATCGGCAACTCCGGCCCGCTGCCGGATGAAGTCAGCGAAGCCATTACAGAACATGATATGACGGTTGCCGCCGTAATATCCGGGAACCGTAACTTCGAGGGCCGCGTGCATGCCCAGGTCAAAGCCAACTATCTGGCTTCACCGCCGCTGGTTGTCGCCTACGCTCTGGCCGGCACGGTGAATATTGACCTGAAGACCGAGCCGCTGGGCTATGACCCGCAGGGTGAGCCTGTCTTCCTGGCCGATATCTGGCCGACTACAGCCGAGATCCGCGAAGCCATAGGGCTCTCGCTCAGTCCGGAAATGTTCCGCAGCAAATACGAGAATGTATTCACAGCCAATGAACGCTGGAATAACATTCCGGTACCGGAAGGCGAGCTGTATGAATGGGATAACAACTCCACCTACATTCAGAATCCGCCATTCTTCGAGCATCTGGCAGACGGTGTCTCTGACATTAAGGATATCAAGAGCTCGCGTGTACTTGCGCTGCTTGGCGATTCCGTCACTACCGACCATATCTCGCCAGCCGGGAATATCTCCACTTCCGGTCCAGCCGGAGAATATCTGCGCGGCCATGGCGTGGAACGCGCTGACTTCAACTCCTACGGCTCACGCCGCGGGAATCATGAGGTGATGATGCGCGGTACCTTCGCCAACATACGTATCCGCAACGCAGTGGCTCCTGGAACAGAAGGCGGCGTCACCACCTTCCTGCCGAGCGATGAGGTGATGTCGATCTATGACGCCTCCATGCTGTACCAATCGGCCGGACAGAACCTGATCGTTATCGCCGGTAAAGAATACGGCACAGGCAGCTCCCGCGACTGGGCTGCTAAGGGAACACTCCTCCTCGGAGTCAAAGCCGTCATCGCTGAGAGCTTCGAGCGGATTCACCGCAGCAATCTCGTCGGCATGGGCGTGCTGCCGCTGCAGTTCCAGGAAGGCCATGGCTGGAGCAGCATGGGGCTGACCGGACGCGAGACCTTCGACATTACCGGTCTTGACAACCACGTCCTTCCCGGACAGGAGCTGACAGTCACTGCTACCCGTGAAGACGGCACCCAGTTCGACTTCCCGGTCATTGCACGTCTCGATAGTACCGTAGATATCGACTACTACCGCAATGGCGGTATTCTGCAGACAGTCCTCCGCCAGATGCTGGCAGATGCTACAGCTTCGGAAGCGGCTCAGCCGGTAGAATAA